Proteins from one bacterium genomic window:
- a CDS encoding glycosyltransferase family 39 protein, with amino-acid sequence KKQMKLSQNRSSSEILFWAIFIFAGVVRFKDLSTGLPLHTLYGETDTLEILLRILKSGDLNPHQFDLPGLAYYFLLPFLYLFYQLGNWLGYFTSVETVSPASFVFVGRIVCAFFGTLTVYLCYRLGKRFSTLTGLLAMAVLAAVPQHIEYSHMLRPEIPAIFFVLLAHEIAFYILEDPRSGLYWIFGLAMGITMSFKYTIGGPLALTLILVHSMKRKEARFSWLVRSFLAAAIIFFFTNPFLFTGQEGLNYWQNRMKVLYATGEDYYGKSTIAYYIEFLTRYNYNVPLMLFAGFGILWSFASSVPKSLLLGVYPLFVFFWLCSFETRRTHGLLPLHPFLALWAALTLSEIWRMTREFSRKWIFQVFFALLIATTLSWPYYRSIVQSYLFSRTDNRSKAELWMVNRLPRGSRIALLQFSQLELDRAYFQIENFVPRDYVLNNKDFRWFQQNGFDYIVVSSGQYMRYFIEGEAALRYKNYFSTLFQDAETRGALILDLLPHPLLIPDYRIKVFATRPSAIPAGFFPAIESESGQTTYSLTRSGISLSLEPGYYSLKFPNQSGDSHFVEVTNMKSGETILRWRGVGELSSFPFSVFPVRLNSRLRLFASAPEIITPNQMVQFQWTNSSGGLLLEGIPPVIRVSTADFDPNPHRSTKPFHLFQQNESFRIRCILRNRGKANVAGYIKAYLSEIGEAQPWKNFASTSVAHEFYLEPSQRIIIDIPMNTEDLTGDYQLSYWIFTRQDLPFSPQIGGWYNKQIRVEDSKLGLHPIYGVQIP; translated from the coding sequence AAATCCTGCTGAGAATACTGAAATCAGGGGACCTGAATCCGCACCAGTTTGATCTGCCGGGACTCGCTTACTATTTCTTGCTCCCCTTTCTCTATCTCTTTTATCAGCTCGGAAACTGGTTGGGTTACTTCACCTCAGTGGAAACTGTTTCGCCCGCATCCTTTGTTTTTGTGGGAAGGATTGTTTGCGCATTTTTTGGAACTCTTACCGTTTATCTTTGCTACCGGCTGGGCAAACGGTTCTCCACACTTACAGGCTTGCTTGCGATGGCGGTACTCGCAGCTGTTCCACAACACATTGAATACAGCCATATGCTGCGTCCGGAGATCCCCGCGATTTTCTTTGTTCTTCTTGCTCATGAAATCGCCTTCTACATTCTGGAGGATCCAAGAAGCGGATTGTACTGGATCTTTGGATTGGCTATGGGCATCACCATGTCTTTCAAATACACCATTGGCGGACCACTGGCGCTCACTCTGATCCTGGTACATTCCATGAAAAGAAAAGAGGCGCGGTTCTCCTGGCTCGTGCGCAGTTTTCTTGCTGCAGCAATCATTTTCTTTTTTACGAATCCATTTCTCTTCACGGGCCAGGAGGGACTGAACTACTGGCAAAACAGGATGAAAGTGCTTTATGCGACTGGAGAAGATTATTACGGAAAAAGCACGATTGCTTATTACATTGAATTCTTAACACGTTACAACTATAACGTTCCGCTGATGCTCTTCGCGGGATTTGGAATTCTCTGGAGTTTTGCTTCCTCCGTTCCGAAAAGTCTTCTTTTGGGAGTTTATCCACTCTTTGTATTCTTCTGGCTCTGCTCTTTCGAAACACGCCGCACACACGGACTTCTTCCGTTGCACCCATTTCTGGCTTTGTGGGCAGCCCTCACTCTGTCAGAAATCTGGCGCATGACCCGGGAATTTTCACGGAAATGGATCTTTCAGGTTTTCTTTGCTTTATTGATCGCCACAACCCTGTCCTGGCCCTATTACCGCAGCATAGTTCAATCGTATCTTTTCTCTCGAACGGATAACCGCAGCAAAGCGGAGTTGTGGATGGTGAACCGTTTGCCGAGAGGATCCAGAATTGCGTTGCTTCAATTCAGCCAGTTGGAGCTGGACAGGGCTTACTTTCAAATTGAGAATTTTGTTCCGCGCGATTACGTTTTAAACAACAAGGACTTTCGCTGGTTTCAGCAAAATGGTTTCGACTACATTGTGGTTTCGAGCGGGCAGTACATGCGCTACTTTATCGAAGGAGAGGCAGCGCTGCGGTACAAGAATTACTTCAGCACGCTTTTCCAGGACGCAGAAACGAGAGGAGCTTTGATACTCGATCTGCTGCCTCATCCTTTGTTAATTCCCGATTACAGAATCAAAGTTTTTGCAACACGGCCATCCGCAATTCCCGCCGGTTTTTTTCCGGCCATAGAAAGCGAATCAGGGCAAACAACCTATTCATTAACCCGCTCAGGAATCTCGCTTTCGTTGGAACCAGGATACTATTCCCTGAAATTTCCGAATCAGTCCGGAGACTCGCATTTTGTCGAAGTAACAAACATGAAATCCGGCGAGACCATACTGCGGTGGCGTGGAGTTGGAGAACTTTCCAGTTTTCCGTTTTCTGTTTTTCCTGTGAGGCTGAACAGCCGGCTCCGCCTGTTTGCGTCGGCGCCGGAAATTATCACTCCGAACCAAATGGTGCAATTTCAATGGACAAATAGCTCAGGGGGACTTTTACTGGAAGGAATCCCACCCGTTATCCGCGTGTCTACAGCCGATTTCGATCCCAACCCTCACAGATCTACCAAACCGTTTCACCTTTTTCAACAAAATGAATCCTTTCGGATTCGGTGCATTCTAAGAAATCGCGGAAAAGCGAATGTGGCGGGTTATATTAAGGCCTACTTAAGTGAAATCGGTGAGGCACAACCCTGGAAAAATTTTGCCTCCACCAGTGTTGCCCATGAGTTTTATCTGGAGCCGTCGCAAAGAATCATAATTGATATTCCCATGAATACGGAAGATCTCACAGGGGACTACCAGCTCAGTTACTGGATCTTCACGCGCCAGGACCTCCCTTTTAGCCCGCAAATCGGGGGCTGGTACAACAAACAAATAAGAGTCGAAGATTCAAAACTGGGACTCCATCCAATCTATGGCGTGCAAATCCCTTAA